In a genomic window of Nocardiopsis mwathae:
- a CDS encoding peptidylprolyl isomerase: MSEVNGRIHARLNTTKGTIVVRLFAEESPETVANFVGLAEGTKQWIDPTTGQPSTAKLYDGTIFHRVIDKFMLQGGDPLGNGRGGPGYKFKDEFDSGLKFDRPYLLAMANAGPNTNGSQFFITVGTPDWLNNKHTIFGEVVEGTDIVEAISKVATNPQDRPLEDVTITSVEIERG, from the coding sequence GTGTCCGAAGTCAACGGCCGAATCCATGCTCGGCTGAACACCACCAAGGGAACGATCGTCGTCCGGCTCTTCGCCGAGGAGTCCCCGGAGACGGTCGCGAACTTCGTCGGCCTTGCCGAGGGCACGAAGCAGTGGATCGACCCCACCACGGGCCAGCCCTCCACCGCCAAGCTCTACGACGGCACGATCTTCCACCGGGTCATCGACAAGTTCATGCTCCAGGGCGGCGACCCGCTGGGTAACGGCCGCGGCGGCCCCGGCTACAAGTTCAAGGACGAGTTCGACTCCGGTCTGAAGTTCGACCGCCCGTACCTGCTGGCGATGGCCAACGCCGGCCCCAACACCAACGGCTCGCAGTTCTTCATCACCGTCGGCACGCCCGACTGGCTGAACAATAAGCACACCATCTTCGGTGAGGTCGTCGAGGGCACCGACATCGTCGAAGCCATCTCCAAGGTCGCGACCAACCCGCAGGACCGCCC
- a CDS encoding YtxH domain-containing protein, with amino-acid sequence MRKKLKRRAGNAEAEAALARLQEVAREQAERLGPYAGQAKESAAQGLLQARGWTAPRLETAAHRVEDTVAPRVADLLTAAAARVEPNRARRRMITARKNGRRIPRVVVFAGVAAMGAAVLYGVLKLRQASQDAEWQENLDQAREQVRETRDKLVGKAEEAKEKVSKAASDLRDEAGDKAEEAREKASKTASQARKKVEEAGDTAAKTATEVKEKAEEKAEEAAQELNGRVKK; translated from the coding sequence GTGCGCAAGAAGCTCAAGCGTCGCGCGGGCAACGCCGAGGCCGAGGCGGCTCTCGCCCGCCTGCAGGAAGTCGCGCGCGAGCAGGCCGAACGTCTCGGACCCTACGCAGGCCAGGCCAAGGAGAGCGCCGCCCAGGGGCTGCTGCAGGCCCGCGGCTGGACGGCACCGCGCCTGGAGACCGCCGCGCACCGTGTCGAGGACACCGTCGCACCGCGCGTCGCCGACCTGCTCACCGCGGCGGCGGCCCGCGTGGAGCCCAACCGGGCGCGCCGCCGCATGATCACCGCTCGCAAGAACGGGCGCCGGATCCCACGCGTCGTCGTCTTCGCCGGGGTGGCCGCCATGGGTGCGGCGGTGCTGTACGGGGTGCTCAAGCTGCGCCAGGCGTCGCAGGACGCGGAGTGGCAGGAAAACCTCGACCAGGCCCGCGAGCAGGTGCGCGAGACGCGCGACAAGCTCGTCGGCAAGGCGGAGGAGGCCAAGGAGAAGGTGTCCAAGGCCGCGTCGGATCTCAGGGACGAAGCCGGGGACAAGGCGGAGGAAGCCCGTGAGAAGGCGTCCAAGACCGCCTCTCAGGCCAGGAAGAAGGTCGAGGAGGCCGGGGACACGGCCGCCAAGACGGCCACGGAGGTGAAGGAGAAGGCCGAGGAGAAGGCGGAGGAAGCCGCCCAGGAGCTCAACGGCCGCGTCAAGAAGTGA
- a CDS encoding DUF1707 and DUF4870 domain-containing protein, with amino-acid sequence MAVHEPMSSPGHGGRDGRVPDRRWDPAQPAIRLTHAERDAAAETLKEAYADGRLDDEEFEERLGLAMKAKFPADLEPLFNDIVPRNAHQSPAPHASAVPPAQPGQPEAPPNGSERLLAAGGHVSGYFLSALGPLIVVLASGRTSPYVRRHAYEALNYQLTVLIASIVMIGLAWLVIPAILWVLMMIGWVFMPAIAGLVALVGGRWKYPFTWRAVKD; translated from the coding sequence GTGGCAGTGCATGAACCGATGTCCTCACCGGGTCACGGCGGCCGCGACGGGAGGGTGCCCGATCGCAGGTGGGATCCCGCCCAGCCGGCCATCCGCCTGACGCATGCCGAGCGTGACGCCGCAGCCGAGACGCTGAAAGAGGCCTACGCCGACGGGCGCCTGGACGACGAGGAGTTCGAGGAGCGGCTCGGGCTCGCGATGAAGGCCAAGTTCCCGGCCGACCTCGAACCGCTGTTCAACGACATCGTCCCGCGCAACGCGCACCAGTCCCCGGCGCCACACGCCTCCGCCGTGCCCCCGGCGCAGCCCGGGCAGCCCGAAGCGCCGCCGAACGGCTCGGAACGGCTGCTGGCCGCCGGCGGTCACGTCTCCGGGTACTTCCTGAGCGCGCTGGGTCCGCTGATCGTCGTGCTCGCCAGCGGGCGCACCTCCCCCTATGTGCGGAGGCACGCCTATGAGGCGCTCAACTACCAGCTCACCGTTCTGATCGCGTCGATCGTGATGATCGGCCTGGCGTGGCTGGTCATCCCCGCCATCCTGTGGGTGCTCATGATGATCGGGTGGGTCTTCATGCCGGCGATCGCCGGACTCGTCGCCCTGGTCGGCGGGCGCTGGAAGTACCCCTTCACCTGGCGGGCCGTCAAGGATTGA